The following coding sequences are from one Gossypium hirsutum isolate 1008001.06 chromosome A12, Gossypium_hirsutum_v2.1, whole genome shotgun sequence window:
- the LOC107946447 gene encoding uncharacterized protein — MAVYCNSAPFSCKASRNRDPTPLSALLPTRLFSLLQPPISFHPDRLKLSTCRWDKVASAVVSEESAVGSSSSGTDVFNLTYLEGNSWLWDISGVRVLVDPILVGNLDFGIPWLYDAAKKFLKNFELTDLPQLDCLLITQSLDDHCHLKTLKPLSKMSPNLRVIATPNAKPLLDPLFRNVTYLEPGQESEVEAANGSKVRIQATAGPVLGPPWQRPENGYLVISPQGQLTLYYEPHCVYNKDFLEKEHADIVITPVIKQLLPNFTLVSGQEDAVQLAKLLHAKFIVPMKNGDLDSKGFLASIVQGEGTIESFEELLLKELPDAKTLEPTPGEPLQIPPP, encoded by the exons ATGGCAGTTTATTGCAATTCCGCTCCCTTTTCTTGCAAAGCCTCGAGAAACAGAGACCCCACACCCTTATCCGCACTCTTACCCACCCGTCTCTTCTCACTTCTTCAACCCCCAATCAGCTTCCATCCAGATAGATTAAAGCTCTCAACTTGCAG GTGGGATAAGGTGGCTTCTGCTGTTGTTTCTGAAGAAAGTGCAGTTGGGTCAAGCTCTTCTGGGACTGATGTATTCAACCTCACTTACCTAGAG GGGAATAGTTGGCTGTGGGATATAAGTGGGGTGAGAGTTTTGGTTGATCCAATATTGGTGGGTAACTTGGATTTTGGTATTCCATGGCTCTATGATGCTGCCAAGAAATTTTTGAAGAATTTCGag CTTACTGACCTTCCTCAACTTGATTGCTTACTCATAACGCAAAGTCTTGATGATCACTGCCATTTAAAAACCTTAAAACCGCTCTCCAAGATGTCCCCAAATCTCAGAGTCATTGCTACTCCAAATGCCAAGCCTTTGCTGGATCCTCTTTTCAGAAAT GTTACATATCTAGAACCTGGTCAGGAGTCGGAAGTTGAAGCAGCGAATGGTTCCAAAGTCAGAATTCAAGCTACTGCCGGGCCAGTTCTGGGTCCTCCATGGCAACGACCTGAGAATGG GTATCTAGTCATTTCTCCACAGGGCCAATTGACTCTCTATTATGAGCCTCATTGCGTATACAATAAAGATTTTCTTGAGAAGGAGCATGCTGACATTGTTATCACCCCAGTGATCAAGCAGCTTCTTCCAAATTTTACGCTGGTTTCTGGACAAGAAGATGCAGTGCAATTAGCTAAACTGCTCCATGCCAA GTTCATTGTGCCAATGAAAAATGGAGATCTTGATAGCAAAGGATTTCTTGCCAGCATAGTCCAGGGTGAAGGAACAATTGAATCATTCGAG GAGCTTTTGTTGAAGGAACTACCGGATGCAAAGACTTTAGAGCCCACACCTGGTGAACCATTGCAAATTCCTCCCCCCTAA